One window from the genome of bacterium encodes:
- a CDS encoding gamma-glutamyltransferase family protein, which translates to MESGWQFRKALVTSHRGIVAAKHPLAARAGVEMLTRGGNAVDAAVATAFAIGVIEPWMSGLGGGGYMVVARPAGSSGAAGAASVVEFGMRAPLAAHAEMFELEEGYDTELFGWRLVRDQANIHGPRSVAVPGVPAGLSLALTRFGTMPLATVLRPAIALARDGFPVEWTTTLQVAQDAATLRRYDAASALFMPGGLPIVPAATPRPKLLTQPDLARTLETLAAEGPDAFYRGAVAERIVREVRSRGGVLDTEDFARYEARVAPALVSRALGYDVMLSGGPSGGATLAEIAGLIAGSSVGRLGHNTAPYLHLLIEATRAAFEDRLRLLSDEGGWDVVTSDAHISTRRGTIGGRAAAPAAAGADPTSTTHLCAADASGTMVSLTQTLLSRFGSRVLVPGAGVLLNNGMMWFNPEPGHRNSAAPGRRPLANMTPAVVGVEGRPVFAVGASGGRRIIDAVLQLILNHMDFRMDAQGAIDAPRIDASMEEVVVDARIPAAVRDDLARRGHRVAAVEESMAPRFFASPVAVARDPSTGALTGGADPYHPAAAVGA; encoded by the coding sequence GTGGAGAGCGGCTGGCAGTTCCGGAAGGCGCTGGTCACAAGCCACCGCGGCATCGTCGCGGCGAAGCACCCGCTGGCGGCGCGCGCCGGCGTGGAGATGCTCACTCGGGGCGGCAACGCGGTCGACGCGGCGGTCGCGACCGCGTTTGCGATCGGCGTGATCGAGCCGTGGATGAGCGGGCTCGGCGGCGGAGGCTACATGGTCGTGGCGCGCCCGGCGGGGTCCTCCGGCGCCGCGGGCGCGGCCTCGGTCGTGGAGTTCGGCATGCGCGCGCCGCTGGCGGCCCACGCCGAGATGTTCGAGCTGGAAGAGGGCTATGATACGGAGTTGTTCGGCTGGCGCCTGGTCCGGGACCAGGCCAACATCCACGGTCCGCGGTCCGTCGCGGTTCCCGGCGTGCCGGCCGGCTTGTCCCTGGCGCTCACGCGGTTCGGCACGATGCCGCTCGCGACCGTGCTGCGGCCGGCGATCGCGCTTGCGCGCGACGGGTTCCCGGTGGAGTGGACCACGACGCTGCAGGTCGCGCAGGACGCGGCCACGCTCCGCAGGTACGACGCCGCCTCGGCGCTGTTCATGCCGGGCGGGCTGCCGATCGTGCCGGCCGCGACGCCGCGGCCGAAGCTGCTGACGCAGCCCGATCTCGCGCGCACGCTGGAAACCCTCGCGGCCGAGGGTCCCGACGCCTTCTACCGCGGCGCGGTCGCCGAGCGCATCGTCCGGGAGGTCCGCAGCCGCGGCGGGGTTCTCGACACCGAAGACTTCGCACGGTACGAGGCGCGGGTCGCCCCGGCGCTGGTGTCGCGCGCGCTCGGCTACGACGTGATGCTGTCGGGCGGCCCCAGCGGAGGTGCGACCCTCGCCGAGATCGCGGGCCTCATCGCCGGATCGTCGGTCGGCCGGCTCGGCCACAACACCGCGCCGTATCTGCACCTGCTGATCGAGGCGACGCGCGCCGCATTCGAGGACCGGCTGCGCCTCCTGTCCGACGAAGGCGGATGGGATGTGGTGACGAGCGATGCCCACATCTCGACGCGCCGCGGGACGATCGGCGGGCGCGCCGCCGCCCCGGCTGCGGCGGGCGCCGATCCTACCAGCACCACGCATCTCTGCGCGGCCGACGCGTCCGGCACGATGGTCTCGTTGACACAGACGCTCCTGTCCCGGTTTGGGTCGCGCGTGCTCGTCCCCGGCGCGGGCGTGCTCCTCAACAACGGGATGATGTGGTTCAACCCCGAGCCCGGCCACCGGAACTCCGCGGCGCCGGGCCGCCGGCCGCTGGCCAACATGACGCCGGCCGTCGTGGGCGTCGAAGGCCGCCCGGTGTTCGCCGTCGGCGCGTCGGGAGGACGGCGCATCATCGACGCGGTGCTGCAGTTGATCCTGAACCACATGGACTTTCGGATGGACGCGCAGGGCGCGATCGACGCGCCGCGCATCGACGCGAGCATGGAGGAGGTTGTCGTGGACGCGCGCATCCCGGCGGCGGTGCGCGACGACCTGGCGCGGCGGGGTCATCGCGTCGCGGCGGTGGAGGAATCGATGGCGCCGCGATTCTTCGCGAGCCCGGTCGCGGTCGCCCGCGACCCGTCGACGGGAGCGCTGACGGGCGGCGCCGACCCGTACCATCCCGCGGCGGCCGTGGGAGCGTAG
- a CDS encoding DUF92 domain-containing protein — MESLVIRGISGGLLSAVVTFTAYRRSALTRSGAWAAAVMGAVLALAGWRWLAPVGAFFITSSILTRLEAPGGAARRSTDRGGRRWQQVASNGGIAALCAAVAAVTGWPRGFGVAAGAVAAATADTWATEIGRWNRTAPRLITTGRPVEPGASGGVTAAGTVASLAGSLFIAAIAFALESAPAGRAGAAHHIGWAAWIAAGGITGSLFDSVLGATLEGRVPSLNNDTVNLAATAWGATLVFFALRAY, encoded by the coding sequence GTGGAATCACTGGTGATTCGCGGCATCTCCGGCGGTTTGTTGAGCGCGGTCGTGACCTTCACCGCGTACCGTCGCAGCGCACTCACGCGCTCAGGCGCGTGGGCCGCCGCCGTCATGGGCGCAGTGCTCGCGCTGGCCGGCTGGCGATGGCTTGCGCCGGTGGGCGCGTTCTTCATCACGTCGTCGATTCTGACGCGTCTCGAGGCTCCGGGAGGCGCCGCGCGCCGGTCCACCGACCGTGGCGGACGCCGCTGGCAGCAGGTCGCGTCGAACGGGGGAATCGCGGCCCTTTGCGCCGCCGTGGCCGCCGTCACGGGATGGCCGCGAGGATTCGGTGTGGCCGCGGGCGCGGTCGCCGCGGCGACCGCGGATACGTGGGCAACCGAGATCGGCCGGTGGAACAGGACGGCGCCGCGACTGATCACCACGGGCAGGCCGGTTGAACCCGGCGCGTCGGGCGGCGTCACGGCGGCCGGTACGGTCGCGTCGCTCGCAGGTTCGCTGTTCATTGCCGCGATCGCGTTCGCGCTCGAAAGTGCGCCCGCGGGCCGCGCCGGCGCCGCGCACCACATCGGGTGGGCGGCGTGGATCGCGGCCGGCGGCATCACGGGGTCGCTCTTCGACAGCGTGCTCGGCGCCACGCTCGAAGGGCGCGTACCCTCGCTCAACAACGATACGGTCAACCTGGCGGCAACCGCCTGGGGCGCGACCCTGGTCTTCTTCGCCCTGCGCGCCTACTGA
- the ligD gene encoding non-homologous end-joining DNA ligase — MTRKSGGRRAPPPGGRGGARSVTISHPDKVFWPDEDYTKGALAEYYRDIFPRLRPYVEDRLLTLERCPDGMRGPCFYQREAPKDLPPSTPVQPVRDGTGITHYVVGGRVETQMALVNLGCISVHMWLSRRRTPHKPDWLCFDIDPTSGQFSDAARAALLMRQRLDALGLRSFPKTSGSRGMHIFIPLRPGPDNGAVLAFAEAFSRIVAEAHPKELTVAARVRARRGRVYLDPFRNGFAQTVVAPFSVRRRPKAPISMPLDWSEVSPSLDPAAFNLGNYARRLDGPDPWKDMFTHKQSLAAVMRAARRGSRSRDRA; from the coding sequence CGCGCGCCGCCTCCGGGCGGCCGCGGCGGCGCGCGCTCGGTGACGATCAGCCATCCCGACAAGGTGTTCTGGCCGGACGAGGACTACACGAAGGGCGCGCTCGCCGAGTATTATCGGGACATCTTCCCGCGCCTCCGGCCGTACGTCGAGGACCGGCTGCTGACCCTCGAGCGCTGTCCCGACGGCATGCGGGGACCGTGTTTCTATCAGCGCGAGGCGCCGAAAGACCTTCCCCCGAGCACGCCCGTCCAGCCGGTGCGCGACGGCACCGGAATCACGCACTATGTCGTGGGCGGAAGGGTCGAAACGCAGATGGCGCTGGTGAACCTCGGCTGCATCTCCGTGCACATGTGGCTCAGCCGCCGGCGGACGCCGCACAAGCCCGACTGGCTCTGTTTCGACATCGATCCGACGTCGGGCCAATTTTCGGACGCCGCCCGCGCGGCGCTGCTGATGAGACAACGGCTCGATGCGCTGGGGCTGAGATCGTTCCCGAAGACGTCCGGAAGCCGCGGGATGCACATCTTCATCCCGCTCCGGCCCGGGCCGGACAACGGCGCGGTGCTCGCGTTCGCCGAAGCGTTCTCGCGCATCGTCGCCGAGGCGCACCCAAAGGAGCTGACCGTGGCCGCCCGCGTGCGCGCGCGGCGCGGGCGGGTCTACCTCGATCCGTTTCGGAACGGATTCGCACAGACGGTCGTCGCGCCGTTCTCGGTGCGGCGGCGGCCGAAGGCCCCGATCTCGATGCCGCTGGATTGGTCCGAGGTCTCGCCGTCACTCGACCCCGCGGCGTTCAACCTCGGCAACTACGCGCGGCGGCTGGACGGGCCGGATCCGTGGAAGGACATGTTCACCCACAAACAGTCGCTCGCGGCGGTGATGCGCGCCGCGCGGCGCGGTTCGCGGAGCCGGGACCGGGCGTGA
- the rpoZ gene encoding DNA-directed RNA polymerase subunit omega, protein MSMIRPPLETLLDKVDNKYALVISVAKRARQLKEGQLPMVDIPSTNPVTVALEEIAAGKVRAEKPTENIKED, encoded by the coding sequence ATGTCGATGATCCGCCCCCCGCTGGAGACGCTCTTGGACAAGGTCGACAACAAGTACGCGCTCGTCATCAGCGTCGCCAAGCGCGCGCGGCAGCTCAAGGAAGGTCAGCTGCCCATGGTCGATATTCCGAGCACGAATCCCGTCACGGTCGCGCTCGAGGAGATCGCCGCCGGCAAAGTGCGCGCCGAAAAGCCGACGGAGAACATCAAGGAAGACTAA
- a CDS encoding GNAT family N-acetyltransferase → MRSVTQQELDEHFASFAALLQDAVESGASVGFVPPLADHDARAYWNGVRGALGGAGRVLLAAVEQGRILGSVQLDLAAQPNGRHRAEVMKLMVHRAARRRGIGRALMLALEDAARRAGRTLLVLDTRVGDAAEQLYLGLGYEKAGVIPRYALSAVGTLDATVYMYRELDQ, encoded by the coding sequence ATCCGCAGCGTGACGCAGCAGGAACTCGACGAGCATTTCGCATCGTTCGCCGCACTCTTACAGGACGCGGTCGAGAGCGGCGCGTCGGTGGGGTTCGTGCCGCCGCTCGCCGATCACGATGCGCGCGCCTACTGGAACGGCGTCCGGGGCGCGCTCGGCGGCGCCGGTAGAGTGTTGCTCGCCGCGGTGGAGCAGGGTCGAATCCTCGGGTCCGTGCAGCTGGATCTGGCGGCGCAGCCCAACGGGCGGCACCGCGCGGAAGTGATGAAGCTGATGGTGCATCGGGCGGCCAGGCGCCGCGGCATCGGCCGTGCCCTGATGCTCGCGCTCGAAGATGCGGCCCGTCGGGCCGGGCGCACGCTGCTCGTGCTGGACACGCGAGTGGGCGATGCCGCGGAGCAGCTCTATCTGGGACTCGGGTACGAGAAGGCCGGCGTCATTCCGCGCTATGCGTTGAGCGCGGTCGGAACGCTCGACGCAACCGTGTACATGTATCGTGAGCTCGATCAGTAG